From Granulimonas faecalis:
GAAGCCCTCGCTCACGAAGTCGTAGAAGCCGGCCACGGCCACGGCCACAAGGGCGATGCCCATGGTGGGGACCCCCAGGTAGGCGGCGAGCACGAAGCCCCCGACGAGGAAGATCCACATCTCCTTCTTGAGCATCATGGTGAGCAGCATCGCCAGGCCCACGGCCGGCATCATGCCGCCGGCGATGGAGAAGCCGGTGAGCACCCAGGGCACCTGGGTCTGCAGGAAGGCCATGATGTCCTCGATGACGAAGGAGCCCACGCCGCAGGCGATGAAGACGGGGATGGCACGGGTGAGGAAGAACGAGGCGGCGCCGGCCCAGAACCACTTGTTCACGGCGCCGAACTCACCGGACAGGGCGGCCTTGTCGGCCTTGTGGAGCCAGGTGATGTTGGTGGTCATGACCAGGATGTTGAGCTGCTGGACGAGGGTGGCGCAGGGGATGCCGATGGCCACGGCGAGGGCGGTGTCGGAGGCCACGTCGCCGCCGGACATGATGCCCAGGGCGCAGCCCACGATGGTGCCCGAGATGACGTCGGGCGGCACATAGGCGCCGATGTTGTTGACGCCCAGCCACATGAGCTCCATGGTGGCGCCGATGATGATGGCGGTGGGCAGGTCGCCCAGGATGATGCCCACGCCCACCGAGGCGAGCAGGGGCTTGCGGAATCCCAGGTGGGGACCGTACTGGTCCCAGGTGCACAGGCCCGCCCACACGGCGAGCAGCAGGGCTTGAATCATGGAACGCTCCTTACTCTACGGACGGGCCTGACGGGGCACGCCCATTGCTGATCAGGCGGGGTGGGCGGCCAGGAGCTCGGAGACGAGCACCTTGGGGTCGCGGCATGTGGGCTGCATCCACACCTCCACACCGGCCTCGATGAGGCGCTCCAGGGCGGCGCGCTCCTCGGAGGTGATGGACATGTTCTTGTGGAGCTGGGTGCGGCTCGGGTTGAAGCGCATGCCCGAGACGTTGAGGTAGTCGAAGTCCATGCCGCCCTCCCGCAGGCGCTCCGCGTCCACGGGGTTGGTGAACAGCACGAGGGTGTCGCGCTTGATCTGGGTCTTCTTGAGCACGTCGATGAACTTGTCCACACCGAAGACGCTCACCTTGATCTGGGGTACCGCAAGACCGGCCACGGACTTCTGCACAGGGTCGGAGGCCACCTTGTCGTCCACGATGATGACCTGCTCGATACCGTACTCAGGAATCCATGTGGTGGCGATCTGCCCATGGATCAGGCGGTCGTCGATGTCCACGAGCTTGATGGGCATGGAGCCCTCCCTTCTTCGGGCGGCTGGCGCCGCCGGTTCGGTGAACCTACAGGTCGCCCTCGTCGGCCTCGTCGGTGCCGGGCACCTCGATGGCCTGGAACGCGCGGGAAGCGGCGGC
This genomic window contains:
- a CDS encoding PTS mannose/fructose/sorbose/N-acetylgalactosamine transporter subunit IIC, giving the protein MIQALLLAVWAGLCTWDQYGPHLGFRKPLLASVGVGIILGDLPTAIIIGATMELMWLGVNNIGAYVPPDVISGTIVGCALGIMSGGDVASDTALAVAIGIPCATLVQQLNILVMTTNITWLHKADKAALSGEFGAVNKWFWAGAASFFLTRAIPVFIACGVGSFVIEDIMAFLQTQVPWVLTGFSIAGGMMPAVGLAMLLTMMLKKEMWIFLVGGFVLAAYLGVPTMGIALVAVAVAGFYDFVSEGFKRVEDKQAVTKGVLSTGPVVTDQDIEEEEEYDL
- a CDS encoding PTS system mannose/fructose/N-acetylgalactosamine-transporter subunit IIB, with the protein product MPIKLVDIDDRLIHGQIATTWIPEYGIEQVIIVDDKVASDPVQKSVAGLAVPQIKVSVFGVDKFIDVLKKTQIKRDTLVLFTNPVDAERLREGGMDFDYLNVSGMRFNPSRTQLHKNMSITSEERAALERLIEAGVEVWMQPTCRDPKVLVSELLAAHPA